One window from the genome of Pandoraea fibrosis encodes:
- a CDS encoding basic amino acid ABC transporter substrate-binding protein: MAMKRRAFALALVVASGLLLGACGKKEESAAGRSVGPDGSQPVYVVGSDAAYAPFEYETDTRQIAGFDIDVMKAVADKAGISIRFINTPFEGIFNSLVQGDRDILISAITITDERRKQMDFSTPYFEASQLIAVPANSTVQKFDDLKSLKVGVQTATTGDEVVQKLMGKNNPSVKRFEGTPLAMKELEAGGVDAVVADNGVVVNFITNNPNAKLRTVADSSFPKEYYGIAVRKGDAELLAKINKGIDVIKSDGTYDAIYERYFGKKKS, from the coding sequence ATGGCGATGAAACGACGTGCATTTGCGCTGGCCTTGGTGGTGGCCTCCGGGCTGCTATTGGGTGCCTGCGGGAAGAAGGAAGAATCGGCCGCAGGCCGGTCAGTCGGGCCGGATGGCTCGCAGCCTGTGTACGTCGTCGGCTCGGATGCTGCCTATGCGCCGTTCGAATATGAGACCGATACCCGGCAGATCGCCGGTTTCGATATCGATGTGATGAAAGCCGTCGCCGACAAGGCGGGCATCTCCATCCGATTCATCAATACGCCGTTCGAAGGCATCTTCAATTCGCTGGTGCAGGGGGATCGGGACATTCTGATTTCGGCGATCACGATTACGGATGAACGTCGCAAGCAGATGGATTTCTCGACGCCGTATTTTGAGGCGTCGCAGTTGATTGCCGTACCGGCCAATTCGACCGTACAGAAGTTCGACGATCTGAAGTCGCTGAAGGTGGGCGTGCAGACGGCGACCACGGGTGACGAAGTCGTGCAGAAGCTTATGGGCAAGAACAATCCGTCGGTCAAACGCTTTGAAGGCACGCCGCTGGCAATGAAGGAACTTGAGGCCGGGGGTGTCGATGCGGTGGTGGCCGACAATGGCGTCGTGGTGAACTTCATCACGAACAATCCGAATGCGAAGCTGCGCACGGTGGCCGATAGCAGCTTCCCGAAGGAGTACTACGGCATTGCAGTACGCAAGGGCGATGCCGAATTGCTGGCCAAGATCAATAAGGGTATCGACGTGATCAAGTCGGATGGCACGTATGACGCGATCTACGAACGCTACTTCGGCAAGAAGAAGTCCTGA
- the paaN gene encoding phenylacetic acid degradation protein PaaN, translated as MTHPLFAKHQETLERALQAIATRGYWSPFTEIPSPRAYGETAAADGEAAFKQYLNAAFPLEQRGSTGSAGQETSPFGFALGTTYPGFEIDTLLARVSDAHKSWRAATPDAWVGVSLEILKRLNARSFEMANAVMHTTGQAFMMAFQAGGPHAQDRGLEAVAYAWDELRRIPADAYWEKPQGKNPPLAMEKRYTVVPRGVALVLGCCTFPTWNGYPGLFASLATGNAVIVKPHPGAILPLAITVKIARDVLKEAGFDPDVVTLAATNPNDGAIVQQLAKRNEVRVIDFTGSTANGDWLETNARQAQVYTEKAGVNQIVIDSTDDLKGMARNIGFSLALYSGQMCTAPQNIYIPRDGIQTPDGKVSFDDVVAAIAGSVQKTCSDPAKAVELLGAIQNEGVLARIDEARKVGRVVLDSQTLQHPAFADARVRTPLIVALDVADDAIYTREWFGPIAFVIAVDNSAQAFALAGRTAAEHGALTLSAYTTTPEGEAQALDAAIEGRVALSLNLTGGVFVNQSAAYSDYHGTGGNPAANASLADAAFVANRFRVVQSRHHVPAKSDAGAA; from the coding sequence ATGACTCATCCCCTCTTCGCCAAACACCAAGAGACTCTCGAGCGCGCCCTTCAGGCCATCGCCACGCGTGGTTACTGGAGCCCGTTCACGGAAATACCCAGCCCGCGCGCGTATGGCGAGACGGCTGCCGCCGACGGCGAAGCCGCGTTCAAGCAATACCTGAACGCCGCCTTCCCGCTGGAACAGCGCGGCAGCACAGGCAGCGCCGGCCAGGAAACCTCGCCCTTCGGCTTCGCCCTTGGCACGACCTACCCCGGTTTCGAGATCGACACCCTGCTCGCCCGTGTGAGCGACGCCCACAAGTCGTGGCGTGCCGCGACGCCTGATGCCTGGGTCGGTGTGTCATTGGAAATTCTCAAGCGCCTGAACGCGCGCAGCTTCGAAATGGCCAACGCCGTGATGCACACGACTGGGCAGGCGTTCATGATGGCCTTCCAGGCCGGCGGCCCGCACGCACAGGATCGCGGCCTCGAAGCCGTGGCCTATGCCTGGGACGAACTGCGCCGCATCCCGGCAGACGCCTACTGGGAAAAGCCGCAAGGCAAGAACCCGCCGCTCGCGATGGAGAAGCGCTACACCGTCGTGCCGCGCGGCGTGGCGCTGGTCCTCGGCTGCTGCACGTTCCCGACGTGGAACGGTTACCCGGGCCTGTTCGCCAGCCTGGCCACGGGTAACGCCGTGATCGTCAAGCCGCATCCGGGCGCGATCCTGCCGCTCGCCATTACCGTGAAGATTGCTCGCGACGTGCTCAAGGAAGCCGGTTTCGATCCGGATGTCGTCACGCTCGCCGCCACCAACCCGAACGACGGCGCCATCGTCCAGCAACTGGCCAAGCGCAACGAAGTGCGTGTGATCGATTTCACCGGCAGCACCGCCAACGGCGACTGGCTAGAGACCAACGCCCGTCAGGCGCAGGTCTACACCGAGAAAGCCGGCGTGAACCAGATCGTGATCGATTCGACGGACGACCTGAAGGGCATGGCTCGCAACATCGGCTTTTCGCTGGCGTTGTACTCGGGTCAGATGTGCACCGCACCGCAGAACATCTACATTCCGCGCGACGGTATCCAGACGCCGGACGGCAAGGTCTCGTTCGACGACGTGGTCGCCGCGATCGCAGGCAGCGTCCAGAAAACGTGCAGCGACCCGGCCAAGGCCGTCGAACTGCTCGGCGCGATTCAAAACGAAGGCGTGCTTGCCCGGATCGACGAAGCCCGCAAGGTCGGCCGCGTCGTGCTCGATAGCCAGACGCTCCAGCACCCGGCCTTCGCCGATGCTCGCGTGCGCACGCCGCTGATCGTCGCTCTGGACGTCGCCGACGACGCCATTTACACCCGCGAGTGGTTCGGCCCGATCGCCTTCGTGATCGCCGTCGACAACAGCGCACAAGCCTTCGCGCTGGCAGGCCGCACCGCCGCCGAACACGGCGCGCTCACGCTGTCGGCCTACACGACGACGCCCGAAGGCGAAGCGCAGGCACTCGACGCCGCCATCGAAGGCCGCGTCGCGCTGTCGCTCAACCTGACCGGCGGTGTGTTCGTGAACCAGTCAGCGGCCTACTCGGATTACCACGGCACGGGCGGCAATCCGGCGGCCAACGCGAGCCTCGCCGACGCCGCTTTCGTCGCGAATCGTTTCCGCGTGGTGCAGAGCCGCCACCATGTGCCGGCCAAATCTGACGCCGGCGCCGCCTGA
- the pcaF gene encoding 3-oxoadipyl-CoA thiolase: MTEAFICDAIRTPIGRYGGALKDVRADNLGAIPLKALMARNPNVDWTLIDDVIYGCANQAGEDNRNVARMAALLAELPIDVPGATLNRLCGSGMDAIGSAARAIKAGEAGLMIAGGVESMTRAPFVMGKADSAFARQAAIFDTTIGWRFINPLMKAQYGVDSMPETAENVADDFGINREDQDRFALRSQEKAARAQADGTLAQEITPVSIAQKKGDPIVVDRDEHPRATSLESLAKLKGVVRPDGTVTAGNASGVNDGSCALLLASESAAKRHGLTPRARVLGMATAGVAPRIMGIGPAPATLKLLKQLNMTLDQFDVIELNEAFASQGLAVLRQLGIADDDARVNPNGGAIALGHPLGASGARLVTTAMYQLHRTGGRFALCTMCIGVGQGIAIAIERV, from the coding sequence ATGACCGAAGCCTTCATCTGCGACGCGATCCGCACGCCCATCGGCCGCTACGGCGGCGCCCTCAAGGACGTTCGCGCCGACAACCTCGGTGCGATTCCCCTCAAAGCGCTCATGGCGCGCAACCCGAACGTCGACTGGACGCTGATCGACGACGTCATCTACGGCTGCGCCAATCAGGCAGGCGAAGACAACCGTAACGTGGCCCGCATGGCCGCGTTGCTCGCCGAGTTGCCGATCGACGTGCCGGGCGCCACGCTCAACCGCCTGTGCGGCTCGGGCATGGATGCCATCGGCAGCGCGGCACGCGCCATCAAGGCAGGCGAAGCCGGTCTGATGATCGCGGGCGGCGTCGAGTCGATGACCCGCGCACCGTTCGTGATGGGCAAAGCCGATAGCGCGTTTGCCCGTCAGGCCGCGATCTTCGATACGACCATCGGCTGGCGCTTCATCAATCCGTTGATGAAGGCACAGTACGGCGTGGATTCCATGCCGGAGACGGCCGAGAACGTGGCCGACGACTTCGGCATCAACCGCGAAGATCAGGACCGCTTCGCCCTGCGCAGTCAGGAGAAGGCAGCACGCGCTCAGGCCGACGGCACGCTCGCTCAGGAAATCACGCCGGTCTCGATCGCGCAGAAGAAGGGCGACCCGATCGTCGTCGATCGTGACGAACACCCGCGCGCGACCAGCCTCGAATCGCTGGCCAAGCTCAAGGGCGTGGTGCGCCCGGACGGCACCGTGACCGCCGGCAACGCCTCGGGCGTGAACGACGGCTCGTGCGCGCTGCTGCTCGCAAGCGAAAGCGCCGCCAAGCGGCACGGCCTCACGCCGCGAGCACGCGTGCTCGGCATGGCGACCGCCGGTGTGGCCCCGCGCATCATGGGCATCGGCCCGGCGCCGGCCACGCTCAAGCTACTCAAGCAATTGAACATGACGCTGGATCAGTTCGACGTGATCGAGCTGAACGAAGCCTTCGCGAGTCAGGGTCTGGCCGTGTTGCGTCAACTCGGCATTGCCGACGACGACGCTCGCGTGAACCCGAACGGCGGCGCGATTGCGCTGGGCCACCCGCTGGGCGCCTCGGGCGCGCGTCTGGTGACCACTGCGATGTACCAGTTGCACCGCACGGGCGGCCGCTTTGCATTGTGTACGATGTGCATCGGCGTGGGCCAGGGCATTGCGATTGCCATCGAGCGAGTCTGA
- a CDS encoding enoyl-CoA hydratase encodes MTYENILVETRGRVGLITLNRPKALNALNDALMDELGTALTAFDADEAIGCMVITGSEKAFAAGADIGMMSKYTFADVFKGDYITRNWETVRRIRKPVIAAVSGFALGGGCELAMMCDFIIAADTAKFGQPEIKLGVIPGAGGTQRLTRAVSKAKAMDMCLTARFMDATEAERAGLVSRVVPADKLLDEAIAAASTICEYSLPVVMAAKEAVNRAFESTLDEGVQFERRIFHSLFALEDQKEGMAAFVEKRKPVFKHR; translated from the coding sequence ATGACGTACGAGAATATTTTGGTGGAGACGCGCGGCCGCGTCGGTCTGATCACGCTGAATCGTCCGAAGGCGCTCAACGCGCTGAACGATGCGCTGATGGACGAACTGGGCACCGCGCTCACCGCCTTCGACGCCGACGAGGCCATCGGTTGCATGGTGATCACCGGTAGCGAAAAGGCGTTCGCGGCAGGGGCCGACATCGGCATGATGTCGAAGTACACCTTCGCCGACGTTTTTAAGGGTGATTACATCACGCGCAACTGGGAAACCGTGCGTCGAATCCGAAAACCGGTGATCGCTGCCGTATCGGGTTTTGCGCTTGGCGGCGGGTGTGAACTGGCCATGATGTGCGACTTCATCATCGCGGCCGACACTGCAAAGTTTGGCCAGCCGGAAATCAAGCTGGGTGTGATTCCGGGGGCGGGCGGTACGCAGCGTCTGACGCGCGCGGTGTCCAAGGCCAAGGCGATGGACATGTGCCTGACGGCGCGTTTCATGGATGCGACCGAAGCGGAGCGTGCTGGCCTGGTGTCGCGCGTGGTGCCTGCCGACAAGCTGCTTGACGAAGCTATCGCCGCGGCCAGCACCATTTGCGAATACTCGTTGCCGGTCGTGATGGCGGCCAAGGAAGCGGTTAACCGTGCGTTCGAATCGACGCTCGACGAAGGGGTGCAGTTCGAGCGTCGCATCTTCCATTCGCTCTTCGCGCTCGAGGATCAGAAGGAAGGCATGGCGGCATTTGTCGAGAAGCGCAAGCCGGTTTTCAAGCATCGTTGA
- the paaI gene encoding hydroxyphenylacetyl-CoA thioesterase PaaI, with protein MSLTSPAPKATGEMTPEELARATGEAMYSSDRASQWLGMELQEVRPGYARMTMRIRDEFLNGHAICHGGLMFTLADSTFAFACNSYNINTVAAGCSIEFLKPVSGGDTLTAEAQEQVLSGRHGIYDIRLTNSAGEVVAMFRGKSAQIKGSVV; from the coding sequence ATGAGCCTGACCTCCCCCGCCCCCAAAGCAACCGGTGAGATGACCCCGGAAGAACTCGCCCGCGCCACGGGCGAGGCCATGTACAGCAGCGACCGTGCGAGCCAGTGGCTGGGCATGGAGTTGCAGGAAGTGCGCCCGGGCTATGCGCGCATGACGATGCGCATTCGCGACGAATTCCTCAACGGTCACGCGATCTGCCACGGCGGCCTGATGTTCACGCTCGCCGACTCGACCTTCGCGTTTGCGTGCAACAGCTACAACATCAATACCGTGGCGGCCGGGTGCAGCATCGAATTCCTGAAGCCGGTCTCGGGCGGTGACACGCTCACCGCCGAAGCCCAGGAACAAGTGCTCTCGGGGCGTCATGGCATCTATGACATCCGTTTGACGAACTCGGCAGGCGAGGTGGTCGCGATGTTCCGCGGCAAGTCCGCACAGATCAAGGGCAGCGTCGTCTGA
- the paaK gene encoding phenylacetate--CoA ligase PaaK — MTTALPLEPIEKASLDELRSLQLERLKTTLRHAYENSPVYRRKFDEAGVHPDDLTSLADLAKFPFTTKQDLRDSYPFGMFAVPMEQVSRVHASSGTTGKPTVVGYTANDISTWADLVARSIRASGARRGDKVHISYGYGLFTGGLGAHYGAERAGLTVIPFGGGQTEKQVQLIQDFKPDIIMVTPSYMLAIADELERQGMVAADASLRIGIFGAEPWTNDMRSAIEKRMGIDAVDIYGLSEVMGPGVACECAETKDGPTIWEDHFFPEIIDPETGEVLPDGEFGELVFTSLTKEALPIIRYRTRDLTRLLPGTARTMRRMEKITGRSDDMMIIRGVNVFPSQIEELLLRQPVLSPHYQIILDKEGPMDTMAVEVEAAIGCHDDSALASAGGELKRDIKTLIGVSCAVRVKPVGGIERSVGKARRVVDKRPR, encoded by the coding sequence ATGACCACCGCCCTGCCGCTCGAGCCGATCGAGAAAGCGAGCCTCGACGAACTGCGCAGCCTTCAACTCGAGCGTCTGAAGACGACGTTGCGGCATGCCTATGAGAATTCGCCAGTGTATCGCCGGAAATTCGACGAGGCCGGCGTCCATCCGGACGATCTGACCTCGCTGGCCGATCTGGCCAAGTTCCCGTTCACGACGAAACAGGATCTGCGCGACAGCTATCCGTTCGGCATGTTCGCGGTGCCGATGGAGCAGGTCTCGCGCGTGCATGCGTCTTCGGGCACGACAGGCAAGCCGACGGTCGTGGGCTACACCGCCAACGACATCAGCACGTGGGCCGATCTGGTCGCTCGCTCGATCCGTGCGTCGGGCGCGCGACGCGGCGACAAGGTGCATATCAGCTACGGCTACGGTCTGTTCACGGGCGGCCTTGGGGCGCACTACGGTGCCGAGCGTGCCGGTCTGACGGTGATCCCGTTCGGCGGCGGCCAGACCGAGAAGCAGGTGCAGCTGATTCAGGACTTCAAGCCGGACATCATCATGGTCACGCCGAGCTACATGCTCGCGATTGCCGACGAACTCGAGCGTCAGGGCATGGTGGCGGCCGACGCATCGCTGCGCATCGGCATCTTCGGTGCGGAGCCGTGGACGAACGACATGCGCTCGGCCATCGAGAAGCGCATGGGCATCGACGCGGTCGACATCTACGGGCTGTCGGAGGTGATGGGCCCGGGCGTGGCTTGCGAATGTGCCGAAACGAAAGACGGCCCGACCATCTGGGAAGACCACTTCTTCCCCGAAATCATCGATCCGGAGACGGGCGAAGTGCTACCCGACGGCGAATTCGGCGAACTGGTGTTCACCTCGCTCACCAAGGAAGCGCTGCCGATCATTCGCTACCGCACGCGCGATCTCACGCGACTGCTGCCGGGCACGGCGCGCACGATGCGCCGCATGGAGAAGATCACCGGCCGCTCGGACGACATGATGATCATTCGCGGCGTGAACGTCTTCCCGTCGCAAATCGAAGAACTGCTGCTGCGCCAGCCGGTGCTCTCGCCGCACTATCAGATCATTCTCGACAAGGAAGGTCCGATGGACACGATGGCCGTGGAAGTCGAAGCGGCGATCGGTTGCCACGACGACAGTGCGCTGGCCTCGGCAGGCGGCGAACTCAAGCGCGACATCAAGACCCTCATCGGGGTGTCGTGCGCCGTGCGCGTGAAGCCGGTCGGCGGCATCGAACGCTCGGTGGGCAAGGCACGCCGGGTGGTGGACAAGCGTCCGCGTTGA
- the paaG gene encoding 2-(1,2-epoxy-1,2-dihydrophenyl)acetyl-CoA isomerase PaaG has protein sequence MTATVQLTLQANVATITLNRPEKLNSFTRQMHAELRDALDTAQAQGARAIVLTGAGRGFCAGQDLADLDFTPGASTDLGELVDENFNPLVRKLRSMPLPVIAAVNGIAAGAGANLALACDIVLAGASVNFVQAFVKIGLVPDTGGTWLLPQRVGMARAMGLAMLGDKLSAEQAEQWGMIWRCVEDDALLAEAQKLAAQLATQPTKALASIKEALYASTTNTLDQQLDLERDEQRALGASYDYAEGVNAFLEKRAPKFEGR, from the coding sequence ATGACTGCCACGGTTCAACTGACGCTGCAAGCCAACGTCGCAACGATCACGCTCAATCGCCCCGAGAAGCTCAACAGCTTCACGCGGCAGATGCATGCGGAACTGCGCGACGCCCTCGATACCGCGCAAGCACAGGGCGCGCGAGCCATTGTGCTGACCGGTGCCGGACGCGGCTTCTGCGCCGGACAGGACCTGGCGGATCTCGACTTCACGCCGGGTGCCTCGACCGATCTCGGCGAGTTGGTCGACGAGAATTTCAACCCGCTCGTGCGCAAACTGCGCTCGATGCCGCTGCCGGTGATCGCGGCAGTCAACGGCATCGCGGCGGGCGCTGGCGCAAATCTGGCGCTCGCTTGCGACATCGTGCTCGCGGGCGCTTCGGTCAACTTCGTGCAGGCGTTCGTCAAAATCGGGCTGGTGCCCGACACGGGGGGGACGTGGCTCCTGCCACAGCGCGTGGGCATGGCCCGTGCGATGGGACTCGCGATGCTCGGCGACAAGCTGTCGGCCGAGCAGGCCGAACAGTGGGGCATGATCTGGCGCTGCGTCGAGGACGACGCACTCCTCGCCGAAGCACAAAAGCTTGCCGCGCAACTGGCGACGCAACCGACCAAGGCCCTCGCGAGCATCAAGGAAGCGCTGTACGCATCGACGACCAATACGCTCGATCAGCAACTCGATCTCGAGCGCGATGAACAGCGTGCCCTGGGGGCGTCCTACGACTATGCCGAAGGCGTGAACGCGTTCCTTGAGAAGCGCGCGCCGAAGTTCGAAGGCCGCTGA